DNA sequence from the Vicia villosa cultivar HV-30 ecotype Madison, WI linkage group LG3, Vvil1.0, whole genome shotgun sequence genome:
TTGGGAGTTCTAATTCCATCAGGTGAAAGTTATATGTCAGGCGAGGTTTTTATTATCTTAGGAGATCTATCTAAGTCCCTCAAGAGAAAGTTATGTGTAGCTCGGTTGATGGGGCCATAAGTTTCTCAAGGGAGGAGTTGAGTAGCTCATCGGTATTGCTCTAAGAGTCGACAAGGATCTTCGCTATGAAGTCCAACAAACACCACCTCAAGGGGCAGCAAGAATCTTCACTaagggactcaacttaaagttTCGCATAAGGTACTTAACTTATCGCCTTAGATACTCAACTTAAAGTTTCGCCTGATAAACTCAACTTATAATCTCACCTTACGATCTCACCAGAGAAACTCAACAATGTTGCTTTATTAACTGTCTCACACCGTATGACTGTCTAAAATTGCATGACATCTTAAAACACAGCACATTGAGCGCAATCCACTCCATCATCACATGAATACACAATCCACAACCATTTTAGTTAATTTATTCACTCATTTTTTATGACACTTTGATATATTAATTTCTCACAATCATCTGTTTGTTGAGATTAAATTGGGTGCAAGTTTAAATTCtatgtttattaataattttaaaatcagATGAATACACAATCCACAACCATTTTAGTTAATTTATTCACTCAATTTTTATGACACTTTGATATATTAATTTCTCACAATCATCTATTTGTTGAGATTAAATTGGATGCAAGTGTAAATTCtatgtttattaataattttaaaataagataataattttcaaagtttttattaGTACTAGCCTCTCACTAGTCCTATATAGAACGCTGTATCataacaaaatacaaaaaataaataataataataataataataataataataataataataataataataataataataataataataataataataataataataataataatatagttaaattaataaaaccaataaattaaaaataaaagaaaaacaaataattgGGTGCTTTGTTTCTCAGCtagccaataataataataataatatagttaaATTAATAAAACCATGCAATTTGTTTGttgtataaattaaaaataaaagaaaaacaaataattgGGTGCTTTGTTTCTCAGCTAGCCACTGAATATTTTCTGTTTTGAGCCTGCAGTAAGGCCGATTTCTGACTCTAATATGGGCAATCCGTACGAAAAAAATGAACCTGACGTGAATCGAACACGCAACCTTCTGATCTGGAGTCAGACGCGCTACCATTGCGCCACAGATCCAACTGATGCTTAGTTAATATCTTAATTTTACTAATCATATTAATGAACTAATACAGTATAAATAAAATTTTCCCGCGAAACCTAACGAATCAAAATTTTCGTTTTCTCTATCTTGGAGAGAATCTTGAATTCTCGCGGGAAATCAATGGAGGAAAGtttcgatttcatcgacatcaAGCTTTCTCCGGCAAAGCTCCCACTACCACTCGATCTTCCTCAAGATCCGACGATGAAATCACCGCCGATGAAATCTCACCGCCATCTCCGGCGACGAGGCGACACGTGGGTAGTGTCTGTGATGGTAATAATCCACATAGGGTTTTTCATCACGACGATGGTGGTCAACGATTGCTACACCAATTCTCACGGTGATTGCACTTTTCCGTCTCTCGGAAGGTTATCGTTTCAGCTTCTCTCTGAAAATCCACTGTTAGGTCCTTCCATGTCCAAGTGAGTAGAGTAGTTATCACGCTTTGTTCAAACTGATTCTATAGCTTCGATTCCGTTGAGTTTGATTATCTGATTTAGGTTTCAGAGAAATCAATTAAAGTATAATTGAACTATATTCAATGTCTAATTTAGGTTTTATGGCAATTACTTGAAGTAAAATTGAACACTGCATTCAATGTTCAATTTAGGTTTCAAAGCAATTGATTGAAATAAAATTGGACTATATTCAATGTCTAATTTAGGTTTCAATGCCATTCTATAATGCAACGATGGATAATGTGGTGTTGTTAGTGTAGGTTGGATGAAATGGGAGCTCTTCGAAAGAACTTTTTGACGGAACGTCATCAAACTTGGCGTCTTTTCACGTTTCCATTTTTGCATGCTGGACTCTTCCATCTGGTTATAAATCTCTGCAGTGTGATCTATGTTGGAATTCGCCTAGAGCAGGAGTTCGGGCCACGTAATGTTTCTTTACATTTCGGTTTTTTATTTCACACGTTGCTTACTATGAAACACTGACATTAACGCATAACACGATGTTGATTATATGCAAACACCataatattttaagaaatttGAAGTCAATGAACGTAATTACATGTAACGACATACTACTCTTAGGTCGAACATGTCTTTAATTAGAAGTGTTGGTTCTACCTAGAATCAATTGATTGTTGattcaaatttaataaaattacatTGAAATGCTTTCAtgttgatttgattttttaattagaAGTGTTGGTGATAATCAATTGATTGAGGTGAtgcaaatttaataaaattatatggaAATGCTTTCATGTTGATTTAtgagtttttttcttcttatttgcaGTAAGGGTTGGTATAATCTATATACTATCTGCTTTTGTGGGTGCCTTAATGGCTTCACTTTTTCTTCAAAGTATCCCTTCTGTTGGTTCTTCTGGTGCTTTATTTGGATTACTAGGAGCATTGCTTTCAGAATTAGTTTGGAACTGGAAATTTCATACCAATAAGGTACTTAGTTTTCACCTCATTGCTGTTTCTCATTATTCTGCATGATTAATTTTTGATCAATTTTTTATTGGGTTGAATGCAGGTTTCAGAAATAGCATCATTAGTCTTTGTTTGTGTGTGCAACTTCTTCCTTGGATTTCTGCCATATGTGGACAATTTTTCAAGCATTGGAGGTTTTATATCAGGATTCCTTCTTGGAACTGTCCTTTTATTCACCCCTCAGCTCCAGCAAGTAGCTCCAAATAAAGGAGATCGAATTGATTATGATCTCAAAAGTTACATCAAGCTGAAGTTCAAGCAAAAGCTAGACAGACCAATTACTAGAATTGTTTCTCTTATCCTCTTCACCCTGTTGTATGTTTTTTTTTACATTCTCTAGTTTCATTctatttaatttgagttgttaGCTGTCGCCTATCGCTTGCACTTTCCGGTATACGTGTAATCATTTAATGAGGAGCTTGTTTCTGTATATGCAGATTGGCTGGTTGTCTTCTTGCAGTTCTTTATGGAGTCAACATCAACAGTTATTGCACATGGTGTCCATATGTCGACTGTATCCCTTTCACAAGCTGGCACTGCAAAGACAAAGAAACCTTTTGTGAGGTATACAGCTTACTTTTGgcatttatcaaattttaaacaCCTAACAAAATTTATATCACTTGCTTGGGTGAGCTTACAAGTTACAACTTCAAATGAACAATAACATAAATTAAAGGGAAAAAGGAAAACAATTGATTCTGCCTAAAATATTTGTCAAAGTATAAGTAGTTAAGATAACAGTTTGTCGAATAATCCAAGTTTTAGATCAAGTTTACTTTTATAATATAAACATTCCAACAAAATTCAATTCAACTCGAACTCATTTTAATAAATTCAGATTTTACAAAATCATGTAAAATTGTTTTTGACAAACACATGCTTATGCTGGTTAAATATGTACTACAACTGCAGACAATGGTGAGTAATGCTCACTTGACGATGACATGTTTGGGGAATGGCAACTTTAAGGTCTATCATTACACCAATATCTCTCGAGCAAGGATTAATGATTTGTGCTATATGATATGTTGATTGATGAGACAGCTTGTTTGGATAATTCCTTTTGTCCAAATTACCAGGTAATACTGGATAGGTAAAGATTGTTTCATAGCTTACAAAATTGTCATATTCTTTTTGTGAATATAAAGAAATAGGAGCTTGATTAGAATCTTAGGGGGATGATCAAAAACAATTTGATGCAAGAGTTTGTGGAGCTTGCCTTTTGATGTAAATACCACTAGGGTGTAACTTTTCAAGTTCTTGTGTAATAAATccatttcatttcagaagtttGGTTTTTCTGACTTTTCTTATTGTCATTTTCATCCATATTAAAAACTTCAAGAGTGACAGCTACTGTGTGACAATTGGAACCACTTTTCAGTTCTGTTACAACTCTAAGAATGAGCCTGCATAACATGTAACTGCATAATTACATGTGACTGCAACTATAATCAGCCAGTGACTTGTGAGTTGTTGAGTTGAGTATGCCGCCGCCGCTAAACAATTAAAGGCTATCAAACCACGATGCTATAAAAAGTGCAATAAAGACTAAAATTCCATTAGCGTGGGCCCTGAATTTGTATTGTTCAAAGTGTCAAACTCCTGCTTAAAGTGTCAAAACCTTCGGTCTAAGTTGTAGATCCGTTAAATAAATAGAGTAGCTTTGCACCTCATATTCTGCCAAACCAGCCAAGCAGATCAACTAAAGACAGAGCAGAAGATGAATGAAAAAAAGCATGCTGCTTTAATTCTTTTTTAGTGTTGGActattattttttctctttcgTTCTCACTAATTGAAGTCAGTTTGAATTGTAGCAAttttgcatgttcaaaatttaaaGCTACATTACCTGAATCCAAATCTAAAATTTAAAATCTATACATTTTTCGAAccctaaattttcaaaattattttcaaaattttaaaaatctaaaattttttaaccctaaaatttcaaaattgttttcaaaattttaaaaaacatttgagAAAATTTTGGGATGAAGAAATTCATTAGTAATTTAAGGGTCGCTCTTCCCATTTATAGTGGTGAAGAGTCACCCTTAAAAAATCTGAAAATGCCTTTGAAATAATACGAAAGTTAATTTCTAGACGTCCTCAAAACACACCATAATACATCATAAGTGTATCACTctcatttttctaaaaaatagtaCGGAAGTTAACATTTGTATTGATGGAAAATGAGTTTACGTTTTGGCCTAACATGTGGTCATATTTTTAATATCATGataatgtttttattttcaaACGAATAATACGAAAGTTAACTTCCATAATTACCAAGcggaaaaaatgaataaacataCTCCCAAAATCTTACAAAAATATCCTTTCATTCTCAATCAAGTtttgtacttttttttttttttgaataaggcTCATTCATATAAAAGAAAAGGAATTACAAAAAGAGCCCAAAAAAAGAGATGGGGAACAAGGAAAGCCCCATCAAAACCTATCAAATCTAAAGAAAGGTAATCCtaacctattctttacaaaatctccCCTTATCCCTATGGGAATGGAGTCAAAGAAAACGGTGGAACTTGTGCCAAGCGCTAAGTTAGCCAAAAAATCAGCACAAGAATTCCCCTCCCTATGAATATGAGTGACAATGATGTTAGAAAAATTACAAGAGTTAAAGCTTCTATTCCATCTATGCAGAATCTTCAATGGAACCAAAGCAGGATTGGTGACGGCGCTAACAACCATTTTACAATCTGTTTCAATCCAAATCCTCCGCCAACCCCTGGAAATAGCTATGTCCAAAGCAGTGAGAATAGCAGAAAATTCTGCTAACACCGACGACCCCACGTTAAGATTTTCAGCAAAAGCAAGGATAAAATTGCCCAAGTGGTTTCGAAAAATGCCACCACTGCCTGCCGCCTTCGAAACAGGATTGAAGGAGCCATCACAGTTGCATTTTATCCAACCCGAAATAGGAGGACACCAAAGTACCTCACGAATGTTAGGCgcacggggggggggggggggggggggaatagTGACTTCAAAAGCTTTAATGATGGAGAAATCGGAAATAGAAATGGCAGAAGACTTGAAAGAGCTGTTACCAATCAGTTTAATCTTCGCCATGATCCAGTTAATCGACCGAACCATATTAGGCCGACTGTTGTTGTGTTTACAATTATTTCTAGagaaccaaatttggttgattatGAGAATGATGCCAGCTATGGTGATCAAGGAAGCTTGATTAGAAGTATCCCCCTTGCAGTAAGAAAGCCATTGTTCCAACGACAAGGGAAAAGAACCAATACCAGCTTTGCATCTAAACCAACCCCAAAGTTCAGCAGCAAACTTACATTGGAAAAAAAGGTGAGCCGTCGTCTCTTCGAAAGCGTTGCAAAGACAGCACATAGAAGCCAAAGAAATACCTCTGCTTTGAATTTGCGCTACGGTAGGGATTTTATTATTCAGCAGCTTGCACACAAGCAAAGACAGATTCGGCGGAATATCGGAGCGCCAGATTAAGGAAGACCAATGACAGCCAGGTgcaattttatctttgaaaatGTACGCATCTTTAAGCGTTAGATAGCCAGCAACCGAATGATTCCACACCAGCATATCCAAACTGTCAATATCCGTTTGAGGAGAGTCCGGTAACCAATTCAGCAACGAAGGAAACCAAACCTGCCAAGAGCTCGGGAACTCCCATCTGCCATCCACCACAAAATCTGCCAAAAGAGAGTGAGGGCTGATGTGTTTAGAACGAAGGAAATCAAGAGAGGTGTGGCTAATCAGAGGAGGACCACACCAAGGATGCGTCCAGAACTTGATCCTTTTACCGGAGCCAACCAACCAAGACGAGTTGTTACAGAGGCCCTGAAACTCCGCCTTAATACCGGTCCAAATTGTGGAAAAGATATGATATCGAATCATCCCATGAGTTTTGCAAATTCTTCCCCGCAAAAGGATTGCCCAACATTCGTTACTGTTCATCAGGTCCATACAAAGCTTAAGTTTCGAAGCTTCGTTAAGCCGTATCAAAGACCGTAAACCAAGGCCGCCGTTAATAGTAGGCTGACAAGTTTTTTTTCCACGCCACCATGAGCAATTTACGGTTATAAATATTACCTGACCAAATAAAATTCCTGCAAGCTTTCTCAATAGATCGAAGTAGCGAAACAGGCCAAGAGTAAATGGACATGGTATAAGCAAGCATGCTTTGAATAGTAGATTTAACTAAGGTGAGCCTACCAGCCATGGACAAGAGAGAACCTTTCCAAGCAGCGAGTTTGAAGAGAATTTTATCCGAGATTGGCATCAAGTGAGAAGCTTTAACTCGGCCTTTAAAGATTGGGACACCAAGGTAATTGAAAGGGAGACTACCTTTGCTAAAACCGGTGCTGTTAAGAATAACATCCAAGTGCTGATCGGAAATTAAACCTGAGTAAATGAAGGACTTATGCAGGTTGAAATGCTGCCCCGAAGCCGTAGAATAGGCGCTGAAAATCTTCTTCAGAGAAGTGATGTTAGACTTCTTGCCAGTGCAAAAAATTAGGATGTCGTCAGCATAAAAAATATGAGAAGGAACTAAGTTATTGTTGGATGATTTGATCAGATTTAAACCACCAGTCGCGACCAAGTTTGAGATGCTCCGGCTTAAGACTTCTTCGGCTAAGCAAAACAGAAGCGGGGATAGCGGATCTCCCTGCCACACACCACGTCTACATTGGAAGAAACCGTGCGGCTTACCGTTAAAAATAATGGACAGCCAGGCTGAAGAAAGCAGCGTGCTGATCCAATCACAGAAGCGCGAGCAGAAACCGAATTTGGTGAGGACTTTGCTTAAGAATCTCCAACTCATGGTGTCGAAGGCTTTCGAAATGTCAACTTTAAAGGCCAAGTTACCGTGCTTACAGTTTTTATCCAACACATTTATAGCCTCCGACGCCAAACAAGTGCAGTCCCTAATATTGCGGCCATGAATGAAACCTCTTTGCTCATGAGAAATCAGAGTCGAAAGCAGCGAAGAAAGCCTATCAGCCAGAATCTTTGATATTATCTTGTATTTGAAGTTAGAGAGAGTGATAGGCCTAAACTGATCCAGCGATTGCGCGTCCTTGGTTTTCGGAATGAGGATTACCGAGCAAGAATTATAGAAAGGGAGGATCCAACCAGATTTGAAGAACTGCACAGTAGCAGCAAACACCTCATGCTTAATAATATCCCAATATTGATGATAAAAGGTACCACCGAAACCGTCGGGGCCCGGCGCACTATTTTTGTTTAGACTGTTCACAGCATTATGGACTTCCTCCATAGTAGGAATCATGGTGAGAATGTTATTCATATTGTTATCCACAAGAGTAAGGATAGCCTCATCCACCATTGCATCATTCTGACCCGAATCAGGAGCACAGAAGGTGTTAGTAAAAAAATTGACATCTGAAGAAGACATTTCCTCCGGATCCGTAATTATATTGTCACCATCTCTAAGAGCAGCAATGGTACTGATAGATCTTTTGATTTTGGCCATCCTATGGAAATAAGCCGTGTTTCTGTCTCCGGAAATCAGCCAGGATAAGTTTGCTTTTTCGGCCCAAAAAACCTCCTCCTTTTTCTGCTCAGTTTCAAGATCAAACTGAGCTTTCCTCTCCTGCGCCCTAAGCTCGACGGAAGCACCAATAGACCCGATAATTTCCTGGATTTTAGCAAGAGACACTTCTTTGTTCTTAACATTATCATGAATGTTACCAAAGACATTCTTGTTCCAAATTTTCAAGTCGGCCTTGAGTAACTGCAGCTTTTTATGTAAGACAAACATCGGGCAGCCAATAACTTTGACAGACCAAGATTTGGCTATAAGATCTCTACACGATTCATGAAGGGTCCACATACCCAAGAAGCGGAAAGAAGAAGAATGCCTTACAAGAGTGAATTTAGAGTCAACCAAAATAGGGTGATGATCGTACCTTAGTCTAGGCAGCGTTATGGAAACCATATGCTGACTTGAAATGCACCAGTTTTGATTACAGAGAGCTCTATCTAACTTTCTCTCCACTGAAGCCTCACCTTGCCTACCGTTATACCAAGTGAGAAAGGGACCTTTATTGGGCGAATCCACCAGATTGTTTTGATCAACCCAATTCTTAAAGTCCACCATAGGAACCCTATGAGGACTCCTTCCGCCCCTATGCTCGTGAGCTCCAAGGATAGCGTTAAAGTCTCCCATTAAACACCAAGGGATATCATTAGCAGACAAAATGTTTGTTAGATCAAGCCAAAGTCTCCTCCTGACCAGATGACATGTGGAGGCATACACCGCTGCAACCCCAATAGTAGTATTTTCCACGAAAACCGTAAACGAAACCAGTTGATCAGTAACACACAAAATATTAGGGGCGAGATCATGTTTGCAAATGCACCAAAGGTTAGGAAGAAGTTGGTATCTATTATTAACAGCAAAAAGCTTCAAACCCAACCTATCCCAAAAAGAAGCCGGGAACTTTGAGTTATCCATCCATGGCTCAGCAACAAAACAAAGATCCGGTTTGTGCGCCTTAAGAAGGTTCTTAAGGGCTAACTTTGATGGGGAGTTAGCCAAACCCCTTATGTTCCAAAACAAGCACTTCATAGGGAAGGCTTTTTAAGACCAGATTTTGATCTAGTATCATAGGCCTCCTTAACTttggtttttttctttttctttttattttgtgatTTAGTAACTACAAGCTGAAACGGTGTAGCGTCTGCATCCGAAATATCCTCAGACTCCGAAGGCATCTTATCTAAGTTACCATTTAGATGATCCCATGAAGATTTTAGGAAATCTTCATTACTAAAATTCCCCACTCTAGGAGTTTCTTGTGAAGGAATCAGCTGAGAGTCTACCACACACTCAGAATCTTCAGAGCTAATCAAAACAGTTTGGGAGTCAGCAATAGAGTTGTTGGCTGGGAGCAAAATAGCCATTTCTGGGGCATTTTTGACAGGGCAGAGGACAGTCCGAGAAGAGGCCAAACCACCATTAACCATTTCAGAAACCTCCTTTCGAGTTCTGCTTGATTCACCAAGAATACAACCATTCGGGTTAAAACCTTTGTCCTTCTCAGAAACGCCTTTTCGATTGCCTCGTGTTTCCCCAAGACTGTTACCAGAAGGTCGGACCACAATTATCTCCTCATTGGCAATGTTAAGTGGCAGCTCCTCAACATTGTTCAAACTCACCTCAGGTGGGTCTTCAGCAGGTTTGTTAGATTTGTTTCTCTTAGGATCCTCCTTATGAAGAAGATGGTCTAATGGATCCGCACGGAGACTGCAAAATTGAGGTTTGACATTGTAATCGGGAGGTCATATTTTGATTCTTATAGAAGACCGACATTTGTGACAATGAGATATGAAAGAAGTGACAAATACATAAAGTATATCTGGAAGTTAAAACGAGACGGCACTAGTTCAAGGAAATGTGACTTTCTTTTTAAGTTGTGCGGGTAGCTTAAGGCTAGTAATACATGGAGATTTAATGTGATTTATCGTATACATaatcattaaatgtgttaaagATAGTCGGACATCTCATTGTATGTCGCTTTAATTTTTAAGAGAAGGATTTTGTTTCTAACATGACATTGAATATGGTGCAACCCAAAAACATACTTGCAGTTTTGAAACGGATTAGACCTCACCGTGTCTCAAATATTAAGTAAATATACAATGTTCATGCATGAAACAACAAGGCGATAAGAGATCCAAGAACTGAAATGCAATAAATGTGGAAGCTTTTAGATGATGATCATTATGTATCTAGGTTTAGAGTGTGCGTGGATGGAAAAACTGTATTTTGGACTCACCTTGATACCATCAAGTTATTCAACACATATTCCACTATACTCATAATTGATTTAAGGTATTAGATCAACATTATCGGCCTTTAAGATATGAATAAGAAAACATGTCCTTAACTGACAACGAAGGAAAGATATAGATCAATAAGTTTGAGATGAAGACATATGAAGATTTAACGATTATGTGAAGTATATTTAACTATTACGAAACAAATGGTCAAATTGAGGTGGATGTGAGGATTGCGAGATCGATCCACGATATTTTAAAAAAGTTGAAACATCTTCAACTATCTCTTGCTGATGAAATGTAATGTTAGACTTATGTTAACGAAAATCTATATAATATtaacatattttatttaatgtattttatttaatatatgtcttAATCaagatttatattaatttatgttCTTCATATtaagggtttaatggatatgcactgacagtgtaaaacagttttacactgtcatccaatagaaaacaaacaatttgtcatgt
Encoded proteins:
- the LOC131656184 gene encoding RHOMBOID-like protein 8 produces the protein MEESFDFIDIKLSPAKLPLPLDLPQDPTMKSPPMKSHRHLRRRGDTWVVSVMVIIHIGFFITTMVVNDCYTNSHGDCTFPSLGRLSFQLLSENPLLGPSMSKLDEMGALRKNFLTERHQTWRLFTFPFLHAGLFHLVINLCSVIYVGIRLEQEFGPLRVGIIYILSAFVGALMASLFLQSIPSVGSSGALFGLLGALLSELVWNWKFHTNKVSEIASLVFVCVCNFFLGFLPYVDNFSSIGGFISGFLLGTVLLFTPQLQQVAPNKGDRIDYDLKSYIKLKFKQKLDRPITRIVSLILFTLLLAGCLLAVLYGVNINSYCTWCPYVDCIPFTSWHCKDKETFCETMVSNAHLTMTCLGNGNFKVYHYTNISRARINDLCYMIC